AGGATGCTAGGGGACCATTTGGAATGAGTGTATGATCTTTAAAAGCCCTCTGTTCACTGATATTCCATAATTCGGGATCCTCTCTTCCCCATATCTCTTAGCTCTCCTTGTTTGACCCTCTCCAGGCCAATGACATCCTCATCCTTCGAAGCCACGAATCCAATGCCCCTGGATCTGCAGGTGGCCAGGCCTCAGAGAAGCCAAGGGAGGGGCCAGGGAAGTCACGTAGGGCACTTCCTTTTtcggagaagaagaaaaaaccagAGCCATTTAATAAGAGCCAGAATCAGGAGAACACTTTTCCGTGTAAAAAATGTGGCAGGTAAGAAGGCAGACCCAGTCTCCACTGGGACCTGGTAGGTTGGCTgcggttgggggaggggcagacgtCGAttcctggggaggaggaggagtcaCAGCTTTCGCCCTGTCTCCTCATTGGCTCAGAGGGTTTCCCCGGTGACGTCCCTTGGCGGCTTTTAGAAGAGGGATGATGGCACTGAATCGGGAGCCCATCGGTCCCCTTGttggagggtggggctggaccACGTGGCGCGGAGCAAGCCAGAAGGGCCGGGGAGCCCCCGCAACAGACAGAGACATACACGCACGCACGCAGGTGCTCTAGCCTGGAGGTCCCAGGGGTGGAGACAGACCTCTTACTGGAGCCCCTCCTTCCCGGCTACAGGGTGTTTTACAAGGTGAAGAGCCGCAGCGCTCACATGAAGAGCCACGCCGAGCAGGAGAAGAAGGCGGCCGCTCTgaggcagaaggagaaagaggccGCGGCCGCTGCGGCCACTGCGGCCGCCTCCCCCCACCAGCCGACCCTGAGGGAGGAGAGCAGCGCAGGCGAGAGGGGCTGACGCCCAGGGCTCCGGGCCCTGCTCCAGCCTGAGACGCTCTGCCAACACTGGAACCTCCGGAGGGAGAGATCACGTGGACTTGTCTCTGCAAAACGGATACAATTAAATAAACGGCTCTTTTACTTATATAGGGCCCAGGAGCAGTGTTAAGGGCTGCAGGATCCAGTTCTCTTGCATTTGGTCTGTCGGAAGTTTCCCTCCTGCTTTCCTGGGACTGGGAGAGTCCCTGCTCGCTGGGGCTGCCCCTGGGGAGGGGTTCCAGCGCTGCCGCAGCTGCCTCTCACATGGACCTCTGCCGCCACGCCACGAGGTtgcttctctccctctttgtttcccttGCTCCCTTAGGTCACCATGGAGAGACAAGCACAAGCGCGCCCCCTTGGCAGCATTAATCCCCCGCCCCAGGGGACCTGTACAGGCCCTGCCCCAAGCCCCGGAAAGAGGGACTCCGTGGGAAGGAGTGTGGTGGCCATCTCCGAGAGGGAGCTCAGCCTGGCATCTGTGCTGTCTCCTCTGCGGCAGTGTCCAGGCCATGCTGCTCCAGTGACTATGTCCTCAGAGAGGCCACGTTCTCCGTGGGAGGGAGGCTGCCAGAACAGGTGCAGGGAGAGAGACCAGGACTGGTACCTATCCCTTTGCTGCTCGCTAGCAGCCTGCTGGGGCTGGAAAGTTTTCTCAGATGTTTGGGGAAGGAGCCAATGTTCTTTGCAAGCTCTCAGCCTGCTGGAGGGAAGGAAACTGTGCAGAAGAAGGAAGCTGCAGGGCTGCTACAGGGCTAGGCCTGAGGGAGCTTTTGATAAGCTTTGGCTTTTCCTGCTTCCCACTTTTTTGCCAAATACCTTTGGGCCCTGGAGGCTGCTAAGGGAGCTTAGCCTAGGCCCAGCCTGCTCCTCCTTGGTGCAAGTTTCTTGCCTGCCTCTGTCCTGCCCTTGGCAGCTGCCACCTAACCCCACCCCACCTGGTCTAGTGCTGATATCCACAGCTCAGCCCTCAGTCCTGcatgctggagatttctggaTCCTTCCCTGGGAAGGGGAGGTCTCCTAGCCAGATGGGACAGGAGCCTTCATTCCTTGACTTGTGTCATTTGGgagctatttatttattcttaatatttaatttttaacatcctCTCAGGGACCAGGGGATTCCTCCTTTCCAGAGGCCCAAGTGCATTTATCCCAAAACAAGGCACCTTCTTGGCACCACCCTCCCCCCCACATTTCCAAGACCCTGAAGTCCCTCATTCTGCCAATAGGAATGATAGTAGCACTGAAAGAGGGTGGAAAGGTGGAAGATGTCACAAAGGCACACGGAGACTAGCAGGATCAAGGGAGATCAAAGGCAGTTCTTGTTGCTACCTCTTCTTTGGCTGTACTTTCAAGTAGCTTGAGGGGATTGGCTGGAAGCCAGattctggttttgtttctggCTTGAAGAAGCCATATTTGGTGTGGAGTCGCTGAAGTGGAAGGGCTGGAAGATTCTGGAGGCCCCTTCACTTGCCGGTCCCATAGGAGGGCTGAGTTATTCTTCTGATCTTGCTATTCAACTTTAGTTGTGTAAAAGAAGTTCTAAGTGAATCCACGTTAGGAAGGAGCCAAAAAGTATTCATTCTGCTACTCTTCTGAGATAGCCTAAAGGCGTCATATTGgtagctgggagtggggagggagttTTGTTTCTAAACTATGCACTATCAGGTATGTATTAGcattcatttatgcattaatATGGTTATACATGAGCCCAGCTATGGGAATTAAAATTCTCCCCCCTCCTCAACTTCTGATGGCTACCTAGACCTCTAACTTCCCAGCTAGTTTCTTCCATAGGCTTTTACAAGCTCAACATCCCAAGACTGCAAAACTCTGGTATACCCTCCAAAAACAGGAGGGTAGCAAATTTAGGCTCTCTTCTAAATCACATATGTAATATGAGTGCCTTCACAGCTTTGCCCCAAAGTGCTACTTAAGTTTCCCAAGGTTTTTTCTATTTAAACTGTATTTAGTTTCAGGCTTCTTTTTTGGACATGTAGTAACAGAAACCTCCTTCGTCTACAGTGATTCTCCTCTTCTAAGCTCACGGAGACCAGACCAGGTGAATATAGGTGGAGAAAATCAAGATGGTACCTCTCTGTATTAACCCCACCCAACACCGTATTTTAGAAGGGTTTATGCTCCAGAATGGATTAGTATCTAGAATGCAGGGTAAAAGGTAAAATGTTTAGAGGGCAGATGCAATTGTGGCAAGTGACCTGCCAATAAAGTAGGTGCACCCATAGAAGCTGGCATAGGTGTATCCTTTATGGTGCTTTCTCTCTGTGAACCATTAGGCtacttggttttttcttttttcttatagtcAGAGCTCTTTGCTTTAAGAAGTTAAATGACAAACACCTTCAGCTTTATAATGTCCTCCCCACACCATCTCACATATCCATCTCTCAGCCTCCATCTACACTCAGCTAAGGGCATGAAACTAacctagtgcctgtgttctagacCGTTTCTGAGGTCTCTTACCCACCCACGGAGACAGTGCTGAGGCACTGTCCTCCATGCCTTCAGCAGCCCCCCTCACAACTAAGGTACACACCCATCCCTTCTGCTACCCCACTTCCACCCTTGGCACAGAGGTCGTGTGCTGCTTATGTCTAAAGGGATCCCCTATATTTAACTGCCTCAGTGACCTAACCTCTTCTCATGTGCCAGATGTTAAGATGAAGAAGGAATACAACACATACTCAAGCCTCAGCTATTTAAGTATGTTTTTACTGGGGCTCACTATTCTGGGACGGTATTTATTACCAGACTGGCAAGCCTAACTCCTTAGGTTTATAGGAAgtatgcatatttttataaaacaattgtATGTCCTCCCCATATTTTTGCTGTGTTAATATTTGCCTCTCACAGTTTGCAGCTGTTTCACCTTTTCATTCGTCTCTCAGTCGAAGGCCTTGTTGGAGGGGACAGAGCACAGGAATAGCCTTGACAGTCTGTAATTAttgtacaaatattttaatagcatataaataagtatattccttttattttgaaaaatatcagaCACTGCCTTTTGTGTGTTTGCTGCCTGTGgcacccttttttaaaaagactgttacatattaaaatagtgtacatatatataaatattacctCTTTTGCTGTACAGTTGTGATAGACCAGactgaagattttattttttgtgtgctttttataaaaaaaaattaacacactAAAGAAAATCTTGCTGATGTGATTGTAATGTACCTATGTAACTTATTTACTTTTGAATGTTCTTCTGTATCTTTAAACCTTTTAttaaataaggttttaaaaattcagagttgAATGCTGTGTCCTTCTGGGGAGATTTTCACTATCTGGGATTGACGTAAATAGGCCTTGGTTTGCTTGCAAGGGATTACTTGACGTTTTTGAACCGTAAGGATTCTGTTTTATCAGCTCACTGTCAGTGATGCCAGGACAAGGGAAATAACACATGTAGCCTGGCTACAAAGGTTGCTAAATAGATCTAGATCTTCTTACAAAATTTTAGACAAGAAAAAGTCTCAACTCAGTGTCTCACACAAACACACGGCACACTTCCAACGTTTTAGTTTCATTGGGATGAAATTCGCGGAGGTTGCCGAGTGCGATCAGATGGTATAGGGTATTTTCTTATACAGCATTGACTTGAACGAGCGACGTGAGTAGACAATCTTCCTTGACGGACGCATATCATCTTAAATCCACTCCGGTATTATATTATCGTCTTTTAAATACAGTgctttgtgagaaaaaaaaatctggaaaatgtGAAAAAGGAAACGCGCCGTCAGAGAAATTAATGCCCGGAGCCCCTTGCTGGCACCAAGGCAATCGCTCGCCTCTGCGGGCCGCCGGAGCACTCGGGTCGCCAGTCTTCTGGGCCGCCGTTGCCGTGGCTACGCTCGCGCAGGCTCGgccgcgggggcggggcggggcgaaaGCCGCTTGCCGGCCGGCCCCGCCTTCCACTGCGGTCGTAACGTCTCGGCTGGCTGTGGGTCTGACCAACCGGAAGTCGCGCTGCGCCATCCCGCCTCAACGTGCAGCAGCTCGGGCGCGCAGTCGCCGCGGCGTGCCTTCGTCTGCGCCGCCTCTAGCCTTGCTTCCGCATCCTACCCGCGCCTCCGCCGCGTGTGTTCTGGGTCCCCGGCTGTCCTCGCAGCCCAGACGGGCACCTGCGCCAGCGAAGGACCCTCTCTCGGGCTGGCCCCGCTGCCGCCGCTGCGACCTCGGGATAGTCTCTTCCTCCGGGGGCGGCACAGTTCTCGTCTGCAGAGAAGCGGCTTCTCGCGCGCCTGAAGGCCCGGCTCCGACCGCGAAAGCCCGGTTGACGCCGGAAGCAGCTGCGAGTGCCTGGCGCCCGGGCTGAGAACAGAAGACCACGCCCCGCGATTACACCCCGCCGGCCTCTACAGCCAGACGGCTCCAGCCTTCGCCGCCCGCCCTCGCTCCTCGCCTCTGAGCTGCGACGCGACACCCTGCCTGCAGGTGGAGGACCCGGCCCGCAGACCCCGACTAGAGACTCAAGATGGCGGTGGCCGCGTAACTGAGCATCCCGCAGGCTTCGCTCCGAGAACGCGGAGGACTGACACTGGGGGGCAGCGGAAGGACGAGAGCAGGACTCTGGTGTCGTTTGTTAATCGTGGTGGCGTGAAGCTTGACTCCTCGGGCATATTGCGGGGGAGTGTCTGCTGTTGTCCTAAGTCctagagcacagggaaccacGGTAACCCGTATTTTGTAAAATTGGGGCCCTTGATAGTTGGCAAAATGGCGATGACACTGTTGGAAGACTGGTGTAGGGGGATGGATTTGAACTCCCAGAGAGCCCTGCTGGTCTGGGGGATCCCAGTGAACTGTGATGAGACTGAAATCGAAGAGACCCTCCAGGCTGCGATGCCCCAGGTGCCCTATCGAGTGCTTGGGAGAATGTTCTGGAGGGAAGAGAATGCCAAAGCAGCCTTGTTAGAACTCACTGGTGCTGTCGATTACACCGCGATCCCCAGGGAGATGCCAGGTAAAGGAGGGGTGTGGAAAGTGGTCTTTAAGCCCCCGACTTCCGATGCTGAATTTCTAGAAAGGTTGCACCTCTTCCTGGCAAGAGAGGGGTGGACCGTGCAAGATGTTGCCCGTGTCCTTGGGTTTCAGAACCCCACTCCGGCCCCAACCCCACATATGCCAGCTGAGATGCTAAACTGTATTTTGCATAATGTTATTCCGCCTCTTGTTGAGTCCATATGGTACAAGAAGCTGACACTCTTCTCCGGGAGGGACATCCTGGGGCCTGGAGAGGAGACATTTGATCCCTGGCTGGAGCACACTAATGAGGTCATAGAGGAATGGCAGGTGTCAGATGTGGAAAAGAGGCGGCGGTTGATGGAGAGTCTTAGAGGCCCTGCTGCTGATGTCATACGCATCCTCAAGATCAGCAACCCTGCGATTACAACCGCCGAATGCCTGAAGGCGCTTGAGCAAGTGTTTGGGAGCGTGGAGAGCTTTAGGGATGTGCAGGTCAGATTTCTGAACACTTACCAGAACCCGGGAGAAAAGTTATCTGCTTATGTCAttcgtctggagcctctgctgcAGAAGGTGGTGGAGAAGGGGGCCATAGATAAAGATAACGTGAATCAAGCCCGCCTGGAGCAGGTCATTGCCGGGGCCAACCACAGCGGGGCCCTCCGGAGGCTGTGGCTGACCGGGGTTGCGGAAGGGCCAGCCCCAAACCTCTTCCAGTTGCTGGTGCAGATCCGCGAGGGGGaggctgaggaggaggaggaggaggctgagGCTGCCCTCCTGCAGTTAGGCCTGAAGGGGTCCTTCTGAGTCCCCATAAAAGGGGCTTTAGTGCAGACCTAGATCACAGCTGCTTTCGTTCGTTGTCTCTGTGCTGTCTTACACGTGTGTCTCCTAGTAGTAAAGTCTtagccatgttttttttttggggggggggggggagtcagGCCTGCGTATTCATGTGACATTAGTAAAATCGTGCAAACAAGCACCAGAGCTGCTGCGGTACGAGTCATGCTAGCTACGATGCCAGGGAAAGGTCTGGACACGAGTGCTCAATGCAAGCTGTCATCAGCTTGCATCATCATCAGTTGTGGAAAACGTGAACTCGTGACACTTCCCGTCGAGGTAATTAAATGTGATATTGCATGTTCAGATGTTTAGTGCAGGGCCTGGCTAACACAAGAAGTGTTCAGTAAAAATGTGAACTGTTATTACTACTATCGTGAATAGTTTTTGTGTTTACTGTAAATTGTTCCTGATTTACATTAACGTAAAGAAATGTGAATTAGATATTCAAATTTAGAGTgcacatttcttatttttcatctttaaacatCTAAATCAGTTTAACTGTAAAGTGTTCCGAGACTACAAAATGGGTTGTTAGAAAAATACTGCACTTGTA
The genomic region above belongs to Phocoena phocoena chromosome 2, mPhoPho1.1, whole genome shotgun sequence and contains:
- the PNMA1 gene encoding paraneoplastic antigen Ma1; protein product: MAMTLLEDWCRGMDLNSQRALLVWGIPVNCDETEIEETLQAAMPQVPYRVLGRMFWREENAKAALLELTGAVDYTAIPREMPGKGGVWKVVFKPPTSDAEFLERLHLFLAREGWTVQDVARVLGFQNPTPAPTPHMPAEMLNCILHNVIPPLVESIWYKKLTLFSGRDILGPGEETFDPWLEHTNEVIEEWQVSDVEKRRRLMESLRGPAADVIRILKISNPAITTAECLKALEQVFGSVESFRDVQVRFLNTYQNPGEKLSAYVIRLEPLLQKVVEKGAIDKDNVNQARLEQVIAGANHSGALRRLWLTGVAEGPAPNLFQLLVQIREGEAEEEEEEAEAALLQLGLKGSF